In one Candidatus Palauibacter australiensis genomic region, the following are encoded:
- a CDS encoding DUF1343 domain-containing protein yields MNPLAGFLSVLALAACGGPGAEAGAGAAEAGAEASEAGAGSAGADAAAATVRPGIDVLLADSSHLIDGRRVGLITNRSGVGRDGTSAIDLLHGYADAELTALFAPEHGIRGTEAEGSAIGDATDEGTGLPIYSLYGETRAPTPEMLASVDVLAFDIQDIGSRYYTYVSTMALAMQAAGRAGIPMIVLDRPNPIGGLTQGPVLDPAFATFVGLYPVPVRHGLTAGELARLYRGAFGVEVELHVVPAAGWSADRWFDDTDLPWIAPSLNMPSLESATHYPGTCLFEGTNLSVGRGTPTAFQVLGAPWLDGESWVAEIGAVAGALPLPGVEIRAVAFTPESPSDGRFGGEEISGIRLTVTDRSTYDPVRTAVAALLAARRLSGDAWEWRVRHFDRLAGSDGLRLAIDRGAPLDEITSRWAADVAAFETLRRPYLLYPR; encoded by the coding sequence ATGAATCCGCTCGCCGGTTTCCTCTCCGTTCTCGCGCTCGCGGCGTGCGGGGGACCGGGAGCGGAAGCGGGAGCCGGCGCGGCGGAAGCGGGAGCAGAAGCCAGCGAGGCGGGGGCGGGATCGGCGGGAGCGGACGCGGCCGCAGCGACGGTGCGGCCCGGCATCGATGTGCTGCTCGCCGATTCCTCCCATCTCATCGACGGGCGGCGCGTGGGGCTGATCACGAACCGGAGCGGCGTGGGGCGCGACGGGACGAGTGCCATCGACCTCCTGCACGGCTACGCGGACGCGGAACTCACGGCGCTCTTCGCCCCCGAGCACGGGATCCGGGGCACGGAGGCGGAGGGCTCCGCGATCGGCGACGCGACGGACGAAGGAACGGGGCTGCCGATCTACTCGCTGTACGGCGAGACGCGGGCGCCCACGCCGGAGATGCTCGCTTCGGTCGACGTGCTCGCGTTCGATATCCAGGACATCGGCTCGCGCTACTACACGTACGTATCCACGATGGCGCTCGCGATGCAGGCCGCCGGGCGCGCGGGCATCCCCATGATCGTCCTCGATCGCCCGAATCCCATCGGAGGCCTCACGCAGGGTCCCGTGCTGGACCCGGCCTTCGCGACCTTCGTCGGCCTGTACCCGGTGCCCGTGCGGCACGGACTCACGGCGGGCGAACTCGCGCGTCTGTACCGGGGGGCGTTCGGCGTCGAGGTCGAGTTGCACGTCGTCCCGGCCGCCGGCTGGTCCGCGGACCGCTGGTTCGACGACACGGACCTTCCCTGGATCGCGCCATCGCTCAACATGCCTTCGCTGGAGAGCGCCACGCACTATCCCGGCACCTGTCTGTTCGAGGGCACCAACCTCTCGGTCGGACGCGGGACGCCGACCGCGTTCCAGGTGCTGGGCGCGCCGTGGCTGGACGGCGAAAGCTGGGTGGCGGAGATCGGGGCCGTGGCCGGCGCCCTGCCGCTGCCGGGGGTCGAGATCCGGGCGGTCGCGTTCACGCCGGAGTCGCCGAGCGACGGAAGGTTCGGAGGGGAGGAGATCTCCGGGATCCGCCTCACGGTGACGGACCGGTCGACCTACGACCCCGTGCGGACCGCGGTGGCCGCGCTGCTTGCCGCGCGCCGGCTCTCCGGCGACGCCTGGGAGTGGCGGGTGCGCCACTTCGACCGTCTCGCGGGCTCGGACGGCCTCCGCCTCGCCATCGACCGCGGCGCCCCGCTCGACGAGATCACTTCGCGGTGGGCGGCCGACGTCGCCGCCTTCGAGACGCTCCGCCGCCCGTACCTGCTCTACCCCCGCTGA
- a CDS encoding diacylglycerol kinase family lipid kinase: protein MSGAHLYPDSERFLVLLNPGAGGGTAEPETLRRRLGGAFAARGVPFDIIEAANSEEGLEVARQAAERGYRAIVAAGGDGTVSVALRGVAGTAVPVGIVPFGTANQLALNFDIPTSLEDSVRVAVEGKVTSIDLAEANGETFALMAGAGLDAQVMADATAELKSRLGFGAYIYSGLKNVINRPGADFRITADDQEVEVKASMVLVANAGQLGAGPLPVEFRMAPGASFQDGLIDVCIYAPSNLPEVARIIWRVTRNRFSGDDKIIYFQARSVRIEADPPVAIEIDGDPRGETPMEAKVSPQAARIIVPR from the coding sequence ATGTCCGGCGCGCACCTCTATCCCGATTCGGAGCGATTCCTGGTGCTCCTCAACCCCGGCGCGGGCGGCGGCACCGCGGAGCCCGAGACGCTGCGGCGGCGGCTGGGCGGCGCCTTCGCCGCGCGGGGCGTCCCCTTCGACATCATCGAGGCCGCGAATTCCGAGGAAGGTCTGGAAGTCGCCCGCCAGGCCGCGGAGCGCGGATACCGGGCCATCGTCGCCGCGGGAGGCGACGGCACCGTGAGCGTGGCCCTGCGCGGCGTCGCCGGAACGGCCGTGCCCGTGGGGATCGTCCCCTTCGGAACCGCCAATCAGCTCGCCCTCAACTTCGACATTCCCACGTCGCTGGAGGACAGCGTGCGGGTCGCCGTCGAAGGGAAAGTGACGAGCATCGACCTCGCGGAAGCGAACGGAGAGACGTTCGCGCTCATGGCCGGCGCGGGCCTCGACGCGCAGGTCATGGCCGACGCCACCGCCGAACTCAAGAGCCGACTCGGCTTCGGCGCCTACATCTACAGCGGACTCAAGAACGTCATCAACCGCCCCGGCGCCGACTTCCGGATCACCGCCGACGACCAGGAAGTGGAGGTGAAGGCGTCGATGGTGCTCGTCGCGAACGCGGGCCAGCTCGGGGCCGGCCCCCTTCCCGTGGAGTTCCGGATGGCGCCCGGGGCCTCGTTCCAGGACGGCCTCATCGACGTGTGCATCTACGCCCCCAGCAACCTCCCCGAGGTCGCCCGCATCATCTGGCGCGTCACGCGAAACCGGTTCTCGGGGGACGACAAGATCATCTACTTCCAGGCCCGTAGCGTCCGGATCGAGGCCGACCCGCCCGTCGCCATCGAGATCGACGGCGACCCGCGGGGCGAAACCCCGATGGAGGCGAAGGTCTCGCCGCAGGCCGCCCGGATCATCGTCCCCAGGTAG
- a CDS encoding translocation/assembly module TamB domain-containing protein — MLGVFIVVTQTARGRDAALSLLENALARSVNGEVRIGHAISGNLLSDLTVSRFEIFDADGELFLALDTVTMEHDPVALLRQQLDVDRLHVRGLDLRLRQYPDGSWNYDRVFEARPRRETPAPSPPPSQADSAAEAMSMAAASLLPAALSFTRFTRSKGRDQDPEQGEGQGPEAAAGPPAPGAPNAALGILLHDATVASGRIRILTPWTETLTGAAKTEALREARAGESPWALRETPDGEFERVFELTNLRGRFPVARVTDPEDPFMVEVEEAAATLLAVNQPLELSNLRMNLTIGDTARLDLERFETGQSMVRGEGWMASNGVDFEFQLEAEPIDVRDLRWLPIDLPETGGGPMSIDLSGRGGNAVVDVTNGDFRTGETRMTGGFSLSLERRPRFRRIGVTLEPFDLAHLAPLLGRDSVPAVGDGAAPDPEADAPDAPPDAAPGPVPAPPPGTMRGTLRGSGYVDDLLIVADLTVHDPDPDTPPSSLQARGGVGIGEEFLSLRRLGVEVAAFESRWTRLIGMDLGIDGRFQGTLTLDREQDSGVAFDGAVEHLTPAGDRSRFSGSGFLNLARSQVDAAIDANPLALTLLRPWTSGIELAGSVYGPIRARGSLEALALEAELESERGRLTLNGDFDLAAEQLRYDTEIEGTDLSLDQWVEGAPASRLAVRGRVQGEGLDPATLEAAFDVEILPSQVDQAEIFDSRVRLRVADGVATIDSAFLASDVGTLSARGDFGLAEDRSGQIAFEAEAPDLSDWDRWVVDEIPGGAAAEAGEALFDTIEELLGRASRDRQPTEGLEGRLETRGTATGRWGDFTVDADIGASDARFRGYRAGEFSARVELFDPPRLGDLRSRFTATNVELDGRRVDSLDVRLARSDAGEPGANALDAEFYAQRDSSLEVSGRGVVVGGDLWSAGLTDLRLRLGKLESALVTPARLVYSDSALLVEDLFLNGQLGRLRADGRIPASGEGSLGVEIFGVRVDQFGYLLSEQPIIGGTLGGRVTATGTLAEPLVTAEFEVLAPSLQHQAYDALNARVDYAARELEGEIDLVDDGALLGRLGGAMATDLAILPVERRLLDDPFDLDLTGDRLPLALVELVLPTFEEVTGIAETDLSIRGAPDALRYDGALRLVDGRGWVPDLGVWLTDVRARVAFRGSSLAFVDSAHVGSDLGGSLRTRGTVDIARITNPVFALDFDADEFHGIVRNDMQFAVSGRARLDSAYARPWVSGDVVLSDGFLEQDEFLRGLEVFNPGDVEVFDFLDASAEGVLAQFRNPFLDNLVLDANVDLGSGLSLQSGQLDAEVTGEGISVYMDRRLDILDISGSAEMPRGTYFFDRVPPYVRPLRITAGSMQFVGDAGFNPLIDITAEYRDRTIDGPVFVEARVTGTAIEPEVLLTSNPPMSDTDQLCLLAVGTPCYRSADPLLGQRLAQQTVLGPLSSGLTSALGATGIRYLNLTPIAAGRGAGAVANRSLFERTALEVGWDASNTLFLSYWQPLGGGPPRGVVDWAFLPGWSVEAGTASRFDERLFGLSLGTNVANDRTYSLFLFREWEFGEGSGSGGDSDEDPNPGSGSGSGSGSR; from the coding sequence GTGCTCGGCGTCTTCATCGTGGTCACGCAGACCGCCAGGGGCCGGGATGCCGCCCTCTCGCTGCTCGAAAACGCCCTTGCCCGCAGCGTGAACGGGGAGGTGCGCATCGGCCACGCCATCTCGGGCAATCTCCTCAGCGATCTCACGGTCTCCCGCTTCGAGATCTTCGACGCGGACGGGGAACTGTTCCTGGCGCTCGACACCGTCACGATGGAACACGACCCGGTGGCGCTCCTGCGGCAGCAACTCGACGTGGACCGACTCCATGTGCGCGGTCTGGACCTCCGTCTGCGGCAGTACCCGGACGGCAGTTGGAACTACGACCGCGTCTTCGAGGCGCGCCCGCGGAGGGAGACGCCGGCGCCGTCCCCACCGCCGTCGCAGGCGGACTCCGCGGCCGAGGCGATGTCCATGGCGGCGGCTTCGCTCCTCCCGGCAGCCCTCTCCTTCACCCGTTTCACCCGTTCGAAGGGTCGGGATCAGGACCCCGAACAGGGTGAGGGCCAGGGCCCAGAGGCGGCGGCGGGACCGCCGGCGCCCGGCGCGCCGAACGCCGCGCTCGGCATCCTCCTGCATGACGCGACCGTGGCCTCCGGCCGCATCCGGATCCTGACGCCGTGGACGGAAACGCTGACCGGAGCCGCGAAGACGGAGGCGTTGCGCGAAGCGCGGGCCGGGGAGTCGCCCTGGGCCCTGCGGGAGACACCGGACGGCGAATTCGAGCGCGTGTTCGAACTGACGAACCTCCGCGGCCGGTTCCCCGTCGCGCGGGTGACGGATCCCGAGGACCCCTTCATGGTCGAGGTCGAGGAAGCGGCCGCCACGCTGCTCGCCGTGAACCAGCCGCTGGAGCTCTCGAACCTGAGGATGAACCTGACGATCGGGGACACGGCCCGCCTCGACCTGGAGAGGTTCGAGACGGGTCAGTCGATGGTCCGCGGGGAAGGGTGGATGGCCTCGAACGGTGTCGATTTCGAGTTCCAGCTCGAAGCCGAACCGATCGACGTCCGGGACCTCCGCTGGCTGCCCATCGACCTGCCTGAGACCGGCGGCGGCCCCATGTCCATCGACCTCAGCGGCCGCGGCGGCAACGCGGTCGTGGACGTGACGAACGGCGACTTCCGGACCGGCGAGACCCGCATGACCGGAGGTTTCTCCCTCTCCCTCGAGCGACGCCCCAGGTTCCGCCGCATCGGCGTCACGCTGGAACCCTTCGATCTCGCGCATCTGGCCCCGCTCCTCGGACGCGACTCCGTGCCGGCGGTCGGCGATGGGGCCGCGCCCGACCCGGAGGCCGACGCCCCCGACGCCCCTCCCGACGCCGCGCCCGGCCCGGTGCCCGCGCCGCCGCCCGGGACGATGCGCGGCACGCTGCGCGGCTCGGGCTACGTCGACGACCTGCTGATCGTGGCCGATCTCACCGTGCACGATCCCGATCCGGACACGCCGCCGTCCAGCCTGCAGGCCCGGGGCGGCGTCGGGATCGGCGAGGAGTTCCTGAGCCTCCGGCGACTCGGCGTGGAAGTCGCCGCCTTCGAGTCTCGCTGGACCCGGCTCATCGGCATGGACCTGGGGATCGACGGGCGCTTCCAGGGGACCCTCACCCTCGACCGCGAACAGGACAGCGGCGTCGCGTTCGACGGCGCCGTCGAGCACCTCACGCCGGCCGGCGACCGCTCGCGCTTCTCGGGTTCCGGGTTCCTGAACCTCGCGCGGTCGCAGGTCGATGCGGCGATCGACGCCAACCCGCTGGCGCTCACGCTGCTGCGCCCGTGGACCTCGGGAATCGAACTGGCGGGCTCGGTGTACGGTCCCATCCGGGCGCGGGGGAGTCTCGAGGCGCTGGCCCTCGAGGCGGAACTCGAATCGGAACGCGGCCGGCTCACGCTGAACGGCGACTTCGATCTCGCGGCGGAGCAACTGCGCTACGACACCGAGATCGAGGGGACGGATCTCTCGCTCGACCAGTGGGTCGAGGGCGCTCCGGCGTCGCGGCTCGCCGTCCGGGGGCGCGTGCAGGGAGAAGGGCTCGATCCCGCGACGCTCGAGGCGGCGTTCGACGTCGAGATCCTCCCCTCCCAGGTGGACCAGGCCGAGATCTTCGACAGTCGCGTGCGGCTGCGGGTGGCCGATGGCGTGGCGACGATCGACAGCGCGTTCCTCGCCTCCGACGTGGGGACGCTCTCGGCGCGGGGCGACTTCGGCCTCGCGGAGGACCGGAGCGGGCAGATCGCCTTCGAGGCGGAAGCTCCCGACCTCTCCGACTGGGACCGGTGGGTCGTGGATGAGATTCCGGGCGGTGCGGCCGCGGAAGCCGGCGAGGCGCTGTTCGATACCATCGAGGAGTTGCTGGGCCGGGCCTCGCGAGACCGGCAACCGACGGAGGGGCTGGAAGGCCGGCTGGAGACGCGGGGGACCGCCACGGGCCGCTGGGGAGACTTCACGGTCGACGCCGACATCGGCGCTTCGGACGCGCGTTTCCGCGGCTACCGCGCCGGAGAGTTCTCGGCCCGCGTCGAGCTGTTCGACCCGCCGCGCCTCGGCGACCTGCGGTCCCGGTTCACCGCGACGAACGTCGAACTGGATGGGCGGCGGGTGGATTCGCTGGACGTGCGGCTGGCCCGCTCGGACGCCGGCGAGCCCGGCGCGAACGCGCTGGACGCCGAATTCTACGCGCAGCGCGACTCCAGCCTCGAGGTCTCGGGCCGGGGGGTCGTAGTCGGGGGCGACCTGTGGAGCGCCGGCCTGACGGATCTCCGCCTCCGTCTCGGCAAGCTCGAGTCCGCGCTCGTGACCCCGGCCAGGCTCGTCTACTCCGATTCGGCGCTGCTCGTCGAGGACCTCTTCCTGAACGGTCAACTCGGCCGGCTCCGCGCCGACGGCCGCATCCCCGCCTCCGGCGAGGGGTCGCTCGGCGTGGAGATCTTCGGCGTGCGCGTGGACCAGTTCGGCTACCTGCTCTCGGAGCAACCGATCATCGGAGGCACGCTCGGAGGACGCGTGACGGCGACGGGCACGCTGGCGGAACCCCTCGTGACGGCAGAATTCGAGGTCCTCGCTCCATCCCTTCAACATCAGGCCTACGACGCATTGAACGCGCGGGTGGACTATGCCGCTCGCGAACTCGAGGGGGAGATCGACCTCGTCGATGACGGCGCCCTCTTGGGGCGGCTCGGCGGCGCCATGGCGACGGATCTCGCGATCCTCCCGGTGGAACGCCGTCTCCTCGACGACCCGTTCGACCTGGACCTGACCGGCGACCGCCTCCCGCTGGCGCTCGTCGAACTCGTCCTGCCGACCTTCGAGGAGGTGACCGGCATCGCCGAGACCGACCTCTCGATTCGCGGCGCCCCCGACGCCCTCCGCTACGACGGCGCCCTGCGCCTCGTGGACGGCCGGGGCTGGGTGCCGGACCTCGGCGTCTGGCTCACCGATGTCCGCGCGCGCGTCGCCTTCCGGGGTTCCTCGCTCGCCTTCGTCGATTCGGCCCATGTGGGGTCGGATCTCGGCGGTTCGCTGCGGACGCGCGGCACAGTGGACATCGCCCGGATCACCAACCCGGTCTTCGCCCTCGACTTCGACGCGGACGAGTTCCACGGCATCGTGCGCAACGACATGCAGTTCGCCGTGAGCGGCCGCGCGCGGCTCGACAGCGCCTATGCGAGGCCCTGGGTGAGCGGTGATGTCGTCCTCTCCGACGGATTCCTGGAACAGGACGAGTTCCTCCGCGGACTCGAGGTGTTCAATCCCGGCGACGTGGAGGTCTTCGACTTCCTGGACGCGTCCGCGGAAGGCGTGCTGGCACAGTTCCGGAACCCGTTCCTCGACAACCTCGTCCTCGACGCGAACGTCGATCTCGGCTCCGGCCTCTCCCTGCAGTCGGGGCAGCTCGATGCGGAGGTCACAGGGGAGGGGATTTCCGTCTACATGGACCGCCGTCTCGACATCCTCGACATCAGCGGAAGCGCCGAGATGCCGCGGGGCACCTACTTCTTCGACCGCGTGCCGCCCTATGTCCGCCCGCTCCGGATCACCGCGGGAAGCATGCAGTTCGTCGGGGACGCCGGCTTCAATCCCCTCATCGACATCACCGCCGAATACCGCGACCGGACCATCGACGGCCCCGTGTTCGTCGAGGCCCGGGTCACCGGGACCGCCATCGAGCCGGAGGTCCTGCTGACGAGCAACCCGCCCATGAGCGACACCGACCAGCTCTGCCTGCTCGCGGTGGGGACGCCATGCTACCGCTCCGCCGACCCGCTACTGGGACAGCGGCTCGCGCAGCAGACCGTGCTGGGTCCGCTGAGTTCCGGACTCACGTCCGCGCTCGGGGCCACCGGCATCCGCTACCTCAACCTGACGCCGATCGCCGCCGGGCGAGGGGCCGGGGCCGTCGCGAACCGGAGCCTGTTCGAGCGCACGGCGCTGGAGGTCGGGTGGGACGCGAGCAACACGCTCTTCCTCTCCTACTGGCAGCCCCTGGGCGGCGGGCCTCCGAGGGGGGTCGTGGATTGGGCGTTCCTCCCCGGCTGGTCCGTCGAAGCCGGCACCGCGAGCCGGTTCGACGAGCGGCTGTTCGGGCTCAGCCTGGGCACGAACGTCGCCAACGACCGCACATACAGCCTCTTCCTCTTCCGCGAATGGGAGTTCGGCGAGGGTTCCGGCTCCGGCGGCGATTCCGACGAGGACCCAAATCCCGGCTCCGGCTCCGGCTCCGGCAGCGGTTCCCGGTAG
- a CDS encoding BamA/TamA family outer membrane protein, with protein MKRAALAGLALAVTLAGPPSFVGPSPLLGPSPLSGQAAGEAGPRRAEVTSLRFSGNETLSDGQLRTVIRTRSTECTSLLLSPFCLVTNWGFAHRRAYLDTLEVRVDADRLRLYYNFRGHFEADVRHVVRTNGVNAGVSFIIDEGPATLIDEFSLEGLPQALGAEEAAALVDIGVGDPFDRGRLQAGVDSLIGSLRRQGYVNAMALEDFARGRDGTAQVALDVRPGARYRLREVRIEGGETIGEEVIRDLFPLRAGDYYNQEAEQEGQRNLFGLDAIRFASVRRESPPPEAASADSTLDLVVQVTPAPPRAARIGGGWSTDQCLRGETRLTHRNLFGGARRLEITGQLGNIAADQLDGSFPCSQVGADPDFRTLNYRLQAELLIPVALSAENTFSARVFVERETIPDVFIQEGFGAEIGLTRRLGRRASATLSYSPGYTGFGEQSADIFFCINFGFCEPEDIVTVTRSRWLAPLTLAGLYNATDDALRPTRGHYLTAEGEVAHEMTGSQYRYARIVAQAALFRELEPGLVIAARARTGMVRFPGTRIFLPGAPRTDRLIHPSRRFFVGGSRSVRGVGQNLLGPRVLVADQAEDCPAGDFEACVERLATQNPGAFDERPRGGDAHLELSIELRRYLSDRWSLVFFGDAGSVSQRLTELRKLHWTPGLGLRYASPIGSIRLDIGYNTTFATELPAIVSTEDGTLVQMPQPVRFDPFRFDDPHPLLELWRRVQIHVSIGEAF; from the coding sequence GTGAAACGCGCGGCTCTGGCCGGGCTGGCGCTGGCCGTCACCCTCGCAGGGCCGCCTTCGTTCGTCGGGCCGTCGCCGCTTCTCGGGCCGTCTCCCCTCAGCGGGCAGGCGGCCGGCGAGGCGGGACCGCGCCGCGCCGAAGTCACTTCCCTCCGCTTCAGCGGCAACGAGACGCTCTCCGACGGTCAGTTGCGCACGGTGATCCGTACGCGCAGCACCGAATGCACGAGCCTCCTGCTGTCCCCCTTCTGCCTGGTGACGAACTGGGGGTTCGCGCACCGCCGGGCCTACCTGGACACGCTCGAAGTCAGGGTCGACGCCGACCGGCTTCGCCTGTACTACAACTTCCGCGGCCACTTCGAGGCGGACGTCCGCCACGTCGTCCGCACGAACGGCGTCAACGCCGGCGTCTCGTTCATCATCGACGAAGGTCCGGCGACCCTCATCGACGAGTTCTCCCTCGAGGGGCTGCCGCAAGCTCTCGGCGCGGAGGAGGCCGCGGCCCTCGTCGATATCGGCGTCGGCGATCCCTTCGATCGCGGGCGGCTCCAGGCCGGCGTGGACAGCCTCATCGGTTCGCTGCGCCGTCAGGGGTACGTGAACGCGATGGCGCTGGAGGACTTCGCCCGCGGGCGGGACGGGACCGCGCAGGTGGCGCTCGACGTCCGCCCCGGCGCCCGCTATCGCCTCAGGGAGGTCCGGATCGAGGGCGGCGAGACGATCGGCGAGGAGGTGATCCGCGACCTCTTCCCCCTGCGCGCCGGCGACTACTACAACCAGGAGGCCGAGCAGGAGGGGCAGCGGAACCTCTTCGGCCTCGACGCCATCCGCTTCGCCTCGGTCCGCCGGGAATCGCCGCCGCCCGAGGCCGCCAGCGCCGACTCGACGCTCGATCTCGTCGTCCAGGTCACGCCGGCCCCGCCGCGGGCGGCCCGCATCGGGGGCGGATGGAGTACCGATCAGTGTCTCCGGGGCGAGACGCGGCTGACGCACCGCAACCTCTTCGGCGGCGCCCGGCGGCTGGAGATCACCGGCCAGCTCGGGAACATCGCCGCGGACCAGCTGGACGGGTCCTTCCCCTGCTCCCAGGTGGGCGCCGACCCCGACTTCCGTACGCTGAACTACCGGCTCCAGGCGGAACTGCTCATCCCCGTCGCCCTTTCGGCCGAGAACACCTTCAGCGCCCGGGTCTTCGTCGAACGGGAGACGATCCCCGATGTCTTCATCCAGGAAGGCTTCGGCGCCGAGATCGGCCTGACGCGCCGACTGGGGCGGAGGGCGTCGGCCACCCTCTCGTACTCGCCGGGCTACACCGGCTTCGGCGAGCAGTCCGCGGACATCTTCTTCTGCATCAACTTCGGGTTCTGCGAACCCGAGGACATCGTCACCGTGACGCGGTCGCGCTGGCTGGCGCCCCTCACCCTCGCGGGGCTCTACAACGCGACGGACGACGCGCTCCGCCCCACCCGCGGCCACTACCTGACGGCGGAGGGGGAGGTCGCCCACGAGATGACGGGCTCGCAGTACCGGTACGCGCGGATCGTGGCGCAGGCCGCGCTCTTCCGGGAACTCGAACCCGGCCTCGTGATCGCGGCGCGCGCGCGGACCGGCATGGTCCGCTTCCCCGGCACCCGCATCTTCCTGCCCGGCGCGCCCCGGACCGACCGGCTCATCCATCCGTCGCGGCGCTTCTTCGTCGGCGGCTCGCGGAGCGTCCGCGGCGTGGGCCAGAACCTCCTCGGCCCCCGCGTGCTCGTGGCCGATCAGGCGGAAGACTGCCCGGCGGGAGATTTCGAGGCGTGCGTCGAACGGCTCGCGACGCAGAACCCCGGCGCCTTCGACGAGCGGCCGCGCGGCGGCGACGCCCACCTGGAACTGAGCATCGAACTGCGCCGTTATCTCAGCGACCGGTGGAGCCTCGTCTTCTTCGGGGACGCGGGAAGCGTCTCGCAGCGGCTCACGGAGCTTCGAAAGCTCCATTGGACGCCCGGCCTGGGACTGCGCTACGCGAGCCCCATCGGTTCCATCCGGCTCGATATCGGGTACAATACAACCTTCGCGACCGAGTTACCGGCGATTGTTTCCACGGAGGACGGAACCTTGGTCCAGATGCCGCAGCCCGTCAGGTTCGACCCCTTCCGGTTCGATGATCCGCACCCCCTGCTCGAACTCTGGCGCCGCGTGCAGATCCACGTGTCCATCGGAGAAGCGTTCTGA
- a CDS encoding prolipoprotein diacylglyceryl transferase encodes MYPELFTLTLPVLGELTITSFGVMMALAFLSGYMILRTETARLGAGRELAADMLLGALIGGIVGAKIYYVLLYWEQTAADPLGMLFSRSGLVWYGGFIGGCIGVMWVLRRRPVAPGLGVDAIAPALPLAYGIGRIGCFLVGDDYGSPTESWVGIAFPNGLPPTTAGNLRRFGAEVDSAIPDTEVLAVHPTQLYETGLSLVIFFILWRLRRHPHVQGWLFGMWLWMAAVERFVIEIFRAKDDRFFGGFTLAQVISVLLFAGGIALVLRLRRRAAEAAV; translated from the coding sequence GTGTATCCCGAACTCTTCACACTGACGCTGCCGGTTCTCGGCGAGCTCACGATCACTTCATTCGGAGTGATGATGGCGCTCGCCTTCCTGAGCGGGTACATGATCCTGCGCACGGAGACGGCGCGTCTCGGCGCCGGGCGCGAACTCGCGGCCGACATGCTGCTGGGGGCGCTGATCGGCGGCATCGTCGGGGCGAAGATCTACTACGTGCTCCTCTACTGGGAGCAGACGGCGGCCGATCCGCTGGGGATGCTCTTCTCGCGCAGCGGACTCGTCTGGTACGGCGGATTCATCGGCGGGTGCATCGGCGTCATGTGGGTGCTGCGCCGGCGCCCCGTCGCCCCCGGCCTCGGGGTCGACGCGATCGCGCCGGCGCTCCCGCTCGCCTACGGGATCGGGCGCATCGGCTGCTTCCTCGTCGGCGACGACTACGGGAGTCCGACGGAATCGTGGGTCGGCATCGCCTTCCCCAACGGCCTGCCGCCCACGACCGCCGGCAACCTGCGGCGTTTCGGGGCAGAGGTGGACTCGGCGATCCCCGACACCGAGGTCCTCGCCGTCCACCCCACGCAACTCTACGAGACGGGACTGTCGCTCGTCATCTTCTTCATCCTGTGGCGGCTGCGGCGGCACCCGCACGTCCAGGGGTGGCTGTTCGGCATGTGGCTCTGGATGGCCGCGGTCGAGCGCTTCGTCATCGAGATCTTCCGCGCCAAGGACGACCGCTTCTTCGGAGGCTTCACGCTCGCGCAGGTGATCTCGGTCCTGCTCTTCGCGGGGGGCATCGCGCTCGTCCTCAGGCTGCGCCGCCGGGCCGCAGAGGCGGCGGTGTGA